A part of Podarcis muralis chromosome 13, rPodMur119.hap1.1, whole genome shotgun sequence genomic DNA contains:
- the LOC114583024 gene encoding olfactory receptor 14I1-like yields the protein MDVSKDQAIANQTTVSEFLLLEFSKVQKLQSLHSILFLVLYLATVTGNLLIISAVAFDHHLHTPMYIFLMNLAMQDLGQVSVIIPQSMANSLMNTTHISYSGCVGQALFFTFFLSTDFFLLIVMAYDRYVAICNPLQYQVVMNRRACTEMILTVWITGFLYAGLHTVSTFATPFCSNVVNQFFCEIPQLVKLSCSKKNQIETGVLLLFSLIGLGCFIFVLVTYVQIFSAVLRMPSAQGRQKAFSTCLPHLMVFSTFMVTGLFSYLSPMTNTATHLDLIFTVIYSMVPPLLNPLIYSMRNKEIKAALSNLLRLRTTSNNILFSFLLCVWI from the coding sequence ATGGATGTTAGCAAGGATCAAGCCATCGCTAACCAAACTACTGTTTCAGAGTTTCTGCTTCTGGAATTCTCAAAAGTTCAAAAATTACAAAGTCTACACAGCATCCTGTTCCTGGTATTGTATTTGGCAACTGTAACAGGGAATCTTTTAATAATCTCTGCAGTAGCCTTTGACCACCACCTGCACACCCCAATGTATATCTTCCTGATGAACTTGGCCATGCAGGACCTGGGCCAGGTTTCGGTCATTATCCCCCAATCCATGGCCAATTCACTCATGAATACTACTCACATTTCTTATTCCGGATGTGTTGGTCAAGCCCtattcttcaccttcttcttatCTACTGATTTTTTCCTCCTCATAGTCATGGCCTATGATCGGTATGTTGCTATCTGTAATCCACTGCAATACCAGGTGGTGATGAACAGGAGAGCCTGCACTGAAATGATCCTTACTGTATGGATCACTGGGTTTCTTTATGCAGGTTTGCACACTGTCAGCACTTTTGCAACTCCTTTCTGCTCCAATGTTGTCAATCAGTTTTTCTGTGAAATCCCACAGTTAGTAAAGCTTTCCTGTTCTAAGAAAAATCAGATTGAAACTGGAGTTCTGCTCTTGTTTTCTCTCATTGGGTTAGGCTGCTTTATATTTGTTCTTGTGACATATGTACAGATTTTTAGTGCGGTGTTAAGGATGCCATCTGCACAGGGAAGACAAAAGGCCTTCTCTACCTGCCTTCCACATCTCATGGTATTCTCCACATTTATGGTCACAGGCTTGTTTTCCTATTTGAGTCCCATGACTAATACAGCAACACATTTAGACTTAATTTTTACAGTGATATATTCCATGGTCCCACCTTTGCTGAACCCACTGATTTACAGCATGAGAAACAAAGAGATCAAGGCTGCTTTGTCTAATTTGTTAAGACTAAGGACCACTtccaataatatattatttagttTTCTTCTCTGTGTGTGGATTTAA